One part of the Mytilus trossulus isolate FHL-02 chromosome 11, PNRI_Mtr1.1.1.hap1, whole genome shotgun sequence genome encodes these proteins:
- the LOC134690381 gene encoding thyroid hormone-induced protein B-like gives MRGNGIGTLEVFAGDKTSLPVLTSIWKKKGQQTANIFVWDTATIDIPHYSNLVVTIVGDVGFSSRGDIAIDDILLKSGACNAGK, from the exons ATGAGAGGGAATGGCATTGGAACATTAGAAGTATTTGCTGGGGATAAAACATCTCTGCCAGTTCTGACAAGTATCTGGaaaaaaaaaggacaacaaACCGCAAATATCTTTGTTTGGGACACTGCTACTATAGACATACCACACTATAGTAATCTTGTT GTCACCATAGTGGGGGACGTTGGTTTTAGTTCGAGGGGTGATATTGCCATTGATGATATTCTCCTAAAATCTGGTGCATGTA aTGCTGGAAagtaa